One Nicotiana sylvestris chromosome 12, ASM39365v2, whole genome shotgun sequence genomic window carries:
- the LOC138883430 gene encoding uncharacterized protein codes for MAPKLEDPSAFEIPCTIGSARFVKALCDLGRPLGVIQDVLVCVDKFILPVDIVILDCEVDYEVTIILGRPFLATGKALCSVEAEELNFRVGDEKVVFHVYKSMRKPNSNEMCSFMDMVTDVIIDETSATINIGDMLEAVLLNFDDDEMDGFMECVKSL; via the exons ATGGCTCCTAAGTTGGAGGATCCTAGTGCTTTCGAGATTCCTTGTACAATTGGAAGTGCCAGGTTTGttaaagctctttgtgatcttggg AGGCCATTGGGAGTTATTCAAGATGTCTTGGTttgtgttgataaattcattcttccgGTGGATATTGTCATCCTagattgtgaggttgattatgAAGTAACGATTattcttgggagacctttccttgctacaggGAAGGCCCTTTGTAGTGTTGAAGCTGAAGAACTTAACTTCCGagttggtgatgaaaaagtggtattCCATGTGTATAAGTCCATGCggaaaccaaatagcaatgaGATGTGCTCTTTTATGGACATGGTGACCGATGTTATTATTGATGAAACAAGTGCTACGATCAATATTGGTGATATGTTAGAGGCCGtcttgctcaactttgatgatgacgAGATGGATGGCTTCATGGAATGTGTTAAATCTTTGTaa